In one Streptomyces marincola genomic region, the following are encoded:
- a CDS encoding complex I subunit 1/NuoH family protein produces the protein MDVADVAVRVLAVLLAFLLLPLLVGQGEHKVMAHMQGRVGPMHAGGFHGWAQLVADGVKFVQKEDTVPAGADRRIFQLAPAVALVPYLIVLVAIPIGPDGMVGQVVDAGIFFVLAVLGVGVLGSLMGGWASANKYSLLGGLRTAAQLMAYELPLLLSAASVAMAAGTLSLTGILGAFEWWWLPWQLVGGLVFFTAGLAELQRPPFDAPVAAEEIVFGAYTEYSGLRFAFFLLAEYAGIVVVSALTAVLFLGGWHGPFADQLGWLWMLLKTAALCFVVIWARVAWPRLRADQIQRFAWTVLVPLALAQIALTGVVKVVTS, from the coding sequence ATGGACGTGGCCGACGTCGCCGTGCGCGTGCTCGCCGTGCTGCTCGCGTTCCTGCTGCTGCCCCTGCTCGTCGGGCAGGGCGAGCACAAGGTGATGGCCCACATGCAGGGCCGCGTCGGGCCCATGCATGCGGGCGGTTTCCACGGCTGGGCCCAACTGGTCGCCGACGGCGTGAAGTTCGTGCAGAAGGAGGACACCGTCCCGGCCGGCGCCGACCGCCGGATCTTCCAGCTCGCGCCCGCCGTCGCGCTCGTGCCCTACCTGATCGTGCTCGTCGCCATCCCGATCGGCCCCGACGGCATGGTCGGGCAGGTCGTGGACGCGGGCATCTTCTTCGTGCTCGCCGTCCTCGGCGTCGGCGTCCTCGGCTCGCTGATGGGCGGCTGGGCCTCGGCGAACAAGTACTCCCTGCTCGGCGGCCTGCGCACCGCCGCCCAGCTCATGGCCTACGAGCTGCCGCTGCTGCTGTCGGCGGCCTCCGTCGCGATGGCCGCCGGAACGCTCAGCCTCACCGGCATCCTCGGCGCGTTCGAGTGGTGGTGGCTGCCGTGGCAGCTCGTCGGCGGCCTGGTGTTCTTCACCGCGGGCCTCGCGGAGCTGCAACGGCCGCCGTTCGACGCGCCCGTCGCCGCCGAGGAGATCGTCTTCGGCGCGTACACCGAGTACAGCGGCCTGCGCTTCGCGTTCTTCCTGCTCGCCGAGTACGCGGGCATCGTCGTCGTCTCGGCGCTGACCGCGGTGCTGTTCCTCGGCGGCTGGCACGGCCCGTTCGCCGACCAGCTCGGCTGGCTGTGGATGCTGCTGAAGACCGCCGCGCTGTGCTTCGTCGTCATCTGGGCGCGCGTGGCCTGGCCGCGGCTGCGCGCCGACCAGATCCAGCGGTTCGCGTGGACCGTCCTCGTCCCGCTCGCCCTCGCCCAGATCGCCCTCACCGGCGTCGTCAAGGTGGTGACCTCATGA
- a CDS encoding NADH-quinone oxidoreductase subunit C — MTAGWLPREPAEVFGAGATAAEAYGVLTADVPAAGWTAALTAARDGLGCTFFDWLSAVDEPGTGFLVLAHVVALGAPPRRLLLRTVVPHEAAALPTATGVYAGAAWHERETHEMFGIDFPGHPGLAPLLLPDAFEGHPLRKDFVLAARVAKAWPGAKEPGEPGHGGPRRRQALPPGVPDPNEWGPLKGRAPAAPARRARSASGAGGAAATPAPAPEGAPPGAPERAPGSGRAARPARPRRNRSASGGSASQRASAPEAELPPEADAPRESDSPEPGARRGDSAPWQPPGRSAAAGRRSGVRPAHDGAAGHAADDAGAHDGTGPGPDGGGTGPGTDSGSTGPDTGSTGSTESGADGGEY, encoded by the coding sequence GTGACCGCCGGCTGGCTGCCGCGCGAGCCCGCCGAGGTGTTCGGGGCGGGCGCCACGGCCGCTGAGGCGTACGGGGTCCTGACCGCCGACGTGCCCGCGGCCGGCTGGACCGCGGCGCTCACGGCCGCGCGCGACGGGCTGGGCTGCACGTTCTTCGACTGGCTCAGCGCCGTCGACGAGCCGGGGACCGGCTTCCTCGTCCTCGCGCACGTCGTCGCCCTCGGCGCGCCGCCGCGCCGGCTGCTGCTGCGCACGGTGGTGCCGCACGAGGCCGCCGCGCTGCCCACGGCCACCGGCGTGTACGCGGGGGCGGCCTGGCACGAGCGCGAGACGCACGAGATGTTCGGGATCGACTTCCCCGGCCACCCCGGCCTCGCGCCGCTGCTGCTGCCCGACGCGTTCGAAGGGCACCCGCTGCGCAAGGACTTCGTGCTCGCGGCCCGTGTCGCCAAGGCGTGGCCCGGCGCCAAGGAGCCGGGCGAGCCGGGGCACGGCGGGCCCAGGCGCAGGCAGGCGCTGCCGCCCGGCGTGCCCGACCCGAACGAGTGGGGTCCGCTCAAGGGCCGCGCGCCCGCGGCGCCCGCCCGCCGCGCGCGTTCCGCCTCGGGCGCGGGCGGGGCGGCGGCCACGCCCGCGCCCGCGCCGGAGGGCGCGCCGCCCGGTGCGCCGGAGCGCGCGCCGGGGAGCGGGCGCGCCGCCCGCCCGGCCAGGCCGCGCAGGAACCGCTCCGCGAGCGGCGGTTCCGCGAGCCAGCGGGCCTCGGCCCCCGAGGCCGAGCTGCCGCCCGAGGCCGACGCGCCGCGGGAGAGCGATTCGCCCGAGCCCGGCGCCCGGCGCGGCGACTCCGCGCCGTGGCAGCCGCCGGGCCGTTCGGCCGCCGCCGGGCGGCGGTCCGGCGTCCGGCCCGCGCACGACGGCGCGGCCGGCCACGCTGCGGACGACGCGGGCGCCCACGACGGCACGGGCCCCGGCCCCGACGGTGGGGGCACGGGCCCCGGCACCGACAGCGGGAGCACCGGTCCGGACACCGGCAGCACCGGCAGCACCGAAAGCGGCGCGGACGGGGGCGAGTACTGA
- a CDS encoding NADH-quinone oxidoreductase subunit B, which yields MDLKPAGGASREPGPRLGPLARLAPEPMKIVLNWGRRYSLWVFNFGLACCAIEFIAASMSRHDFIRLGVIPFAPGPRQADLMVVSGTVTDKMAPAVKRLYEQMPEPKYVISFGACSNCGGPYWDSYAVTKGVDQIVPVDVYVPGCPPRPEALLQGILALQQKIADESVSERYAPPAAGTDGR from the coding sequence ATGGACCTGAAGCCCGCCGGAGGGGCGTCCCGCGAGCCCGGGCCCCGGCTCGGCCCGCTGGCCAGGCTCGCGCCCGAGCCGATGAAGATCGTGCTGAACTGGGGCCGCCGCTACAGCCTGTGGGTGTTCAACTTCGGCCTCGCCTGCTGCGCGATCGAGTTCATCGCGGCCTCGATGTCGCGGCACGACTTCATCCGGCTCGGCGTCATCCCGTTCGCCCCAGGACCCAGGCAGGCCGACCTCATGGTCGTCTCCGGCACGGTCACCGACAAGATGGCGCCCGCGGTCAAGCGGCTCTACGAGCAGATGCCGGAACCGAAGTACGTCATCTCCTTCGGGGCCTGCTCCAACTGCGGCGGGCCCTACTGGGACTCGTACGCGGTCACCAAGGGCGTCGACCAGATCGTGCCCGTCGACGTGTACGTGCCCGGCTGCCCGCCGCGCCCCGAGGCGCTGCTCCAGGGCATCCTCGCGCTCCAGCAGAAGATCGCGGACGAGTCCGTGTCCGAACGGTACGCGCCGCCCGCCGCCGGAACGGACGGCCGGTGA
- a CDS encoding NuoI/complex I 23 kDa subunit family protein: MSFGSGLAKGLAVTFRTMTRRAVTRQYPEEQPLLPPRSRGVIALFEENCTVCMLCARECPDWCIYIDSHKETLPPAAPGGRERSRNVLDRFAIDFSLCMYCGICVEVCPFDALFWSPEFEYAETDIRDLTHERDRLRAWMWTVPEPPPLDDAAEEPKEVAAARKAAEREGA, encoded by the coding sequence ATGAGCTTCGGGTCCGGACTCGCCAAGGGGCTGGCCGTCACGTTCCGCACGATGACGCGGCGCGCGGTCACCCGGCAGTACCCGGAGGAGCAGCCCCTGCTGCCGCCGCGCAGCCGGGGCGTGATCGCGCTGTTCGAGGAGAACTGCACCGTCTGCATGCTCTGCGCGCGCGAGTGCCCGGACTGGTGCATCTACATCGACTCCCACAAGGAGACGCTGCCCCCGGCCGCGCCCGGCGGGCGCGAGCGCAGCCGCAACGTCCTGGACCGTTTCGCCATCGACTTCTCGCTGTGCATGTACTGCGGGATCTGCGTCGAGGTCTGCCCGTTCGACGCCCTCTTCTGGTCGCCCGAGTTCGAGTACGCGGAAACGGACATCCGCGACCTCACCCACGAACGCGACCGGCTGCGGGCCTGGATGTGGACCGTGCCCGAGCCGCCGCCGCTCGACGACGCGGCCGAGGAGCCCAAGGAGGTCGCCGCGGCCAGGAAAGCGGCGGAACGGGAGGGCGCGTG